A region from the Paludicola sp. MB14-C6 genome encodes:
- a CDS encoding FAD-dependent oxidoreductase has translation MKQEYEALFTPWKIGNVEIKNRIVMCSMGGTSIFGWMKPNHFDKEAANFLLERAKNNVGLILPGIAPIRDTMGGKWLYQNKGKFNELKKFMDEFHKTGAKMFIQLTAGMGRAMAVNDLMVKMMKNKALGTLGKPIFNMDYICASASATPNRWADDVYSRPLTKEEIHEIVEAFAKTAKLCMDAGVDGIEVHAVHEGYMLDQFTLKYTNQRTDEYGGSFENRYRFPAEIVQAIKKTCGNDFPVSLRYSVVSKTKGFRKGAVLGDDDYIEVGRDMEESEKAAKFLQDAGYDMLNCDNGTYDSWYWAHPPAYMPENCNLSDVSHIKNFVTIPVVCAGKMTPSIAAEAIKEGKLDAMGVARQFLTDPSWVKKLMENREEDIKPCINCHNACFTMAKYEGTANIQDLSDAIHMARCALEPRTMQSKKYKIEKASKAKNIAVIGGGIGGMESALVLSQRGHNVTIYEKSDCLGGIFIQAAAPIYKEKDRELIEWYRREVAKYPITVKLNTEVKDIYSLQADEIIIATGSAAKHPPIKGIEHSIEAIDYLSGKEVGDNVIIVGGGLTGCEIAYDLILKGKKPQIVEMKNDLIAAKGICLANTSFLREMFAFKKTPIYLETTLLEINTDGVTVRDKDGKTFDIKGDSVIVSIGYNPTPLAKASRHVHLVGDANGVGNLRSVIWRAWDVCMKL, from the coding sequence ATGAAACAAGAATATGAAGCGTTATTTACACCTTGGAAAATTGGTAATGTCGAAATTAAGAATCGAATTGTTATGTGTTCCATGGGTGGAACCTCAATTTTTGGATGGATGAAGCCAAATCATTTTGACAAGGAAGCAGCCAATTTTCTACTTGAGCGTGCAAAGAATAATGTTGGCCTTATATTACCGGGAATTGCTCCGATTCGGGATACAATGGGTGGCAAGTGGCTTTATCAAAATAAAGGCAAATTTAATGAGCTTAAGAAATTTATGGACGAATTTCATAAGACAGGCGCTAAGATGTTCATACAACTCACTGCGGGTATGGGGCGAGCTATGGCGGTTAACGATCTCATGGTCAAGATGATGAAAAACAAAGCTTTAGGTACATTAGGAAAGCCAATTTTTAATATGGATTACATCTGTGCGAGTGCTTCTGCAACGCCTAATCGTTGGGCGGATGATGTTTATTCTCGCCCTCTCACGAAAGAAGAAATCCATGAAATCGTTGAAGCTTTTGCAAAGACAGCAAAGCTTTGCATGGATGCAGGGGTTGATGGAATTGAAGTTCATGCTGTTCATGAGGGCTATATGCTTGATCAATTTACATTGAAATATACCAATCAAAGAACGGATGAATATGGCGGCTCTTTTGAAAATAGATATCGCTTTCCCGCTGAAATTGTACAAGCGATTAAGAAAACTTGCGGTAACGATTTTCCTGTATCACTTCGTTATTCTGTCGTATCAAAGACAAAGGGATTCCGCAAGGGCGCAGTACTGGGAGATGATGATTATATCGAGGTAGGGCGTGACATGGAAGAGTCCGAAAAAGCTGCAAAATTTCTACAAGATGCCGGATATGATATGCTGAATTGTGATAATGGAACCTATGACTCATGGTATTGGGCGCATCCACCAGCATATATGCCTGAAAACTGTAATCTTTCCGATGTTAGCCATATCAAAAACTTTGTTACTATTCCGGTAGTATGTGCGGGTAAGATGACTCCTTCTATAGCTGCCGAAGCAATTAAAGAAGGAAAGCTAGATGCAATGGGCGTTGCAAGACAATTCCTTACTGATCCTTCTTGGGTGAAAAAATTGATGGAGAATCGAGAAGAGGATATCAAGCCTTGTATTAACTGCCATAATGCTTGCTTTACTATGGCAAAATATGAGGGTACAGCGAATATACAAGACCTATCTGATGCAATACATATGGCACGTTGCGCACTCGAGCCTCGCACGATGCAGTCAAAGAAATATAAAATAGAAAAGGCAAGCAAAGCTAAGAATATAGCGGTTATTGGTGGCGGAATCGGCGGTATGGAGTCTGCACTTGTTCTTTCTCAAAGGGGACACAACGTTACTATTTATGAGAAATCAGATTGCTTGGGCGGTATTTTTATTCAAGCAGCTGCACCTATTTATAAAGAAAAGGATAGAGAACTCATTGAATGGTATAGAAGAGAAGTAGCTAAATATCCAATTACAGTTAAGCTTAACACAGAAGTCAAAGATATCTATTCGTTGCAAGCAGATGAAATTATCATTGCAACGGGTTCTGCCGCTAAACACCCGCCGATTAAGGGTATTGAGCATTCAATTGAAGCAATAGATTATCTTTCAGGCAAAGAGGTTGGAGATAATGTAATTATTGTAGGCGGAGGGCTTACAGGTTGTGAAATAGCTTACGATTTAATTCTTAAGGGCAAAAAACCGCAAATTGTTGAAATGAAGAATGACCTTATCGCCGCTAAGGGTATCTGTCTTGCAAATACTTCTTTTCTGCGTGAGATGTTTGCTTTTAAAAAGACACCAATCTATCTTGAAACTACACTTCTTGAAATTAACACTGATGGTGTAACTGTAAGAGACAAAGACGGAAAAACTTTTGATATCAAGGGTGATTCTGTTATTGTTTCCATTGGCTATAATCCTACCCCTCTTGCTAAAGCCTCAAGGCACGTTCATCTTGTTGGTGATGCAAACGGTGTAGGTAACCTACGTAGTGTAATCTGGCGTGCTTGGGATGTTTGTATGAAATTATAA
- a CDS encoding IS1182 family transposase, with protein MLVKAKKDRTQVEFLCLEEFIPAEHLLRKIDSAVDFCHIYDFVEDLYCKDNGRPSIDPVVLIKMVLIQHLYGISSLRKLVEEVQMNCAYRWFLGYLMTEQIPHFTTISYAFKHRFNENTIACIFNWILNEINDMGYLDPEVVFVDGTHIKANANIKKVVKKSIPVAAKHYEKQLMDEINKDREEHKKKPFDDTKPPKIEEKIINESTTDPESGVFHKGEHKKCLAYEAHTACDKKGYIVDVHVTAGNVHDSVAFDDLYDKLKENHPEIQTIVADSAYNTPYIAKRLIDDGKDLLVPYRRPMTKQGFFKKYDFSYDEYFDCVVCPNNKVLHYSTTNREGYKEFKSNPNDCKICGFRYKCTESKEFQKQYTVHVWHEYLEQVSDIRYAIKYKDLYAQRKETIERVFADAKEKYAMRYTPYRSLAQVTNWVRLKFACMNLKKLAIHKWRVNSPFCILCTFFKFSTIYSKARLWLRQNRAFSSD; from the coding sequence ATGTTAGTTAAAGCTAAAAAAGACCGAACACAAGTAGAGTTTTTGTGCTTAGAAGAATTTATTCCAGCAGAACATTTGCTTAGAAAAATAGATAGTGCAGTGGATTTCTGTCATATATATGATTTCGTAGAGGATTTGTATTGTAAAGATAATGGAAGACCAAGCATAGACCCAGTAGTACTAATCAAAATGGTCTTAATACAACATTTGTATGGAATAAGTTCGTTGCGCAAATTGGTAGAAGAAGTACAAATGAACTGTGCATATCGTTGGTTTTTAGGATATTTAATGACAGAACAAATACCTCACTTTACAACAATAAGTTATGCCTTTAAACATAGATTTAACGAGAATACTATTGCATGCATTTTCAACTGGATATTGAATGAAATCAATGATATGGGATATCTTGACCCAGAGGTGGTATTTGTAGATGGAACCCATATAAAAGCAAATGCAAATATAAAAAAGGTTGTAAAGAAATCAATCCCCGTAGCAGCAAAACATTATGAGAAACAACTAATGGACGAAATCAATAAAGATAGAGAAGAACATAAAAAAAAGCCATTTGACGATACAAAGCCACCTAAAATAGAAGAAAAAATCATCAATGAATCAACCACTGACCCTGAAAGCGGTGTATTTCATAAAGGAGAGCATAAGAAATGCCTTGCTTATGAAGCACATACAGCTTGTGACAAAAAAGGCTACATTGTAGATGTTCATGTAACAGCAGGCAATGTACATGACAGCGTAGCATTCGATGATTTGTATGATAAATTAAAAGAAAACCACCCCGAAATCCAAACAATAGTGGCAGATAGTGCCTACAATACTCCCTATATTGCAAAAAGACTTATAGATGATGGAAAAGATTTATTAGTACCATATCGTAGACCAATGACAAAACAAGGCTTTTTTAAGAAATATGATTTTTCATATGATGAATATTTTGACTGTGTAGTATGTCCAAACAATAAAGTTTTACACTATTCCACCACGAATAGAGAAGGATACAAAGAATTTAAAAGCAATCCAAACGACTGTAAAATCTGTGGGTTTCGTTACAAATGCACTGAAAGTAAAGAATTCCAGAAACAATACACAGTTCATGTTTGGCATGAGTACTTAGAGCAAGTTTCAGATATTCGTTATGCAATAAAATACAAAGATCTTTATGCACAGCGAAAAGAAACGATTGAGCGAGTTTTTGCTGATGCGAAAGAAAAATACGCAATGCGTTATACACCTTATCGAAGTCTTGCCCAAGTAACAAACTGGGTTAGGCTTAAATTTGCGTGCATGAACCTTAAAAAGCTGGCAATACATAAGTGGAGGGTGAACTCTCCTTTTTGTATCCTTTGCACTTTTTTCAAATTTTCAACCATATATTCAAAAGCCCGACTTTGGTTACGCCAAAATCGGGCTTTTTCTTCAGACTGA
- a CDS encoding CatA-like O-acetyltransferase, translating to MNELKFEMIDMETWNRAPTYHYFTEEVTPTSFTVNIDFDITVLKSALKAKNLKLFPTYLYIISNAIKKQNEFRLSLKDNKLGYWNFLSPQYPIFHEDSKTITFLWTEYDDNFYVFYNRYLEDVKNYNKDDKVICPKGNSPENTYIISCIPWFTFNGLAMNMQNIENYFFPMIVSGGLKEEQGRMKMPLSITINHAAADGYHIHIFQQHLQHLMNHPQEWMK from the coding sequence ATGAATGAATTAAAGTTTGAAATGATAGATATGGAAACATGGAATAGAGCACCAACATATCATTATTTTACAGAAGAAGTAACGCCTACATCGTTTACTGTAAATATTGATTTTGATATTACAGTATTGAAAAGTGCACTAAAAGCAAAAAACTTAAAGCTTTTTCCTACCTATCTTTATATAATATCAAATGCAATTAAAAAACAAAATGAATTTAGATTGTCACTAAAAGATAATAAACTTGGCTATTGGAACTTTTTATCACCGCAATATCCTATTTTTCATGAAGACAGTAAGACTATAACGTTTTTATGGACGGAGTATGATGATAATTTCTATGTATTCTACAATAGATATTTAGAAGATGTTAAAAACTATAACAAGGATGATAAAGTTATTTGCCCAAAAGGAAATTCACCTGAAAATACTTATATTATTTCATGTATACCATGGTTTACATTTAATGGGCTGGCAATGAATATGCAAAATATTGAAAATTATTTCTTTCCTATGATTGTATCGGGAGGTTTGAAAGAAGAGCAGGGCAGAATGAAAATGCCATTGTCGATTACAATAAATCATGCTGCTGCCGATGGATACCATATTCATATTTTTCAGCAGCATTTGCAGCATCTTATGAATCATCCACAAGAATGGATGAAATAA
- a CDS encoding GH25 family lysozyme, translating to MKLKNVLDNSSTNSEEVSTEGTVNLSATEIKSDSEIKPLDPLQKKRKKIIQLIIWISVAIFVVLMITVGCFFISKKKPVKDHSSSVKVVNLAVHNSSTADSQSKEQSSNPSSTESQSVSSKVNTTVKVVKPSTGKVTTAPEFKYKPAEDVAPKKNEQAKEVVDKNDDNTIVSITPVKGTNSSQVSSTTSSIAGSTKTVVMALEDNVNTRTGPATTFSTVGKMVKGQEYSFIGEEKAADGTLWYHIQYDGSQQSWVTSQYAEKKEKAVESSSANSSSASNATSQYQLGWNSISGKDYYYDGSSFVKGWANIGGFRYYFDETTGAKRSSVGIDVSKYQGTINWNAVKAAGVDYAFIRVGFRGYGSGSISIDPTFVTNIVNANKAGVKCGVYFYSTAASEAEGAEEASFVLNAISGYRVDLPIVIDVEHRTDRVAGLTSAQRTDYTLAFLNTIKNAGKTGMLYTGHYFYQNYLESSRLKDYPLWIAYYTNSEKNVADVPYTYWQYSSTGTVNGISGSVDLNIKIN from the coding sequence TTGAAATTAAAAAATGTACTAGATAATTCATCAACGAATTCAGAAGAAGTGTCAACTGAGGGCACCGTAAACTTATCTGCAACTGAAATTAAAAGCGATTCAGAAATAAAACCACTTGACCCATTACAAAAGAAGCGCAAAAAGATTATACAATTGATAATTTGGATTAGTGTAGCTATATTTGTAGTGTTAATGATAACAGTGGGCTGCTTTTTTATAAGCAAAAAAAAGCCGGTAAAAGACCATAGTAGTAGTGTAAAGGTTGTCAATCTAGCTGTTCATAATAGTTCTACTGCGGATAGTCAATCTAAAGAGCAAAGTTCAAACCCTTCTTCAACCGAAAGCCAAAGCGTAAGCAGTAAAGTAAATACAACTGTAAAGGTAGTAAAGCCAAGTACAGGAAAGGTAACAACTGCTCCTGAATTTAAATATAAGCCTGCCGAAGATGTGGCACCTAAAAAAAATGAACAAGCGAAAGAAGTTGTCGATAAAAACGACGACAATACAATTGTTTCTATTACACCAGTAAAAGGAACCAATAGTAGCCAAGTATCTAGCACAACTTCTTCTATCGCAGGAAGCACTAAGACTGTTGTTATGGCATTAGAAGATAATGTGAATACACGTACAGGTCCCGCAACAACTTTTTCTACTGTTGGAAAGATGGTTAAAGGCCAAGAGTATTCATTTATAGGAGAAGAAAAAGCTGCAGACGGAACACTTTGGTATCATATTCAATATGATGGCTCTCAACAAAGTTGGGTAACATCTCAATATGCAGAGAAAAAAGAAAAGGCTGTTGAAAGCTCTTCTGCAAATTCATCAAGTGCTTCAAACGCAACTTCTCAATATCAACTTGGTTGGAATTCAATTTCAGGTAAAGATTATTATTATGACGGAAGTAGTTTTGTAAAAGGATGGGCTAATATAGGTGGCTTCCGATATTATTTTGATGAAACCACAGGTGCAAAGCGATCATCCGTTGGTATTGATGTTTCAAAATACCAAGGAACGATTAATTGGAATGCAGTAAAGGCAGCAGGTGTTGATTACGCCTTTATTCGTGTTGGGTTTAGAGGATATGGAAGTGGAAGCATAAGTATTGACCCTACATTTGTAACAAATATTGTGAATGCGAATAAAGCCGGAGTTAAATGCGGTGTGTATTTTTATTCTACAGCAGCTTCTGAAGCTGAAGGCGCAGAAGAGGCTAGTTTCGTATTGAATGCAATCAGCGGCTATAGAGTAGATTTACCGATTGTTATTGACGTTGAACATAGAACAGATCGTGTTGCAGGCTTAACCAGTGCACAGCGAACAGATTATACACTTGCATTTTTGAATACAATCAAAAATGCAGGCAAAACAGGAATGTTATACACAGGTCATTATTTCTATCAAAATTATTTAGAAAGCAGTCGATTGAAAGATTATCCACTTTGGATTGCATATTACACAAATAGCGAAAAGAATGTTGCTGATGTTCCATATACATATTGGCAGTATTCTAGTACCGGAACTGTAAATGGTATTTCAGGTTCAGTTGACTTAAATATCAAGATTAATTAA
- a CDS encoding AraC family transcriptional regulator, which produces MSYYEKVFSASSKLPITYHKDTNTINRYVGFHLHWHEHIEILYFSKGTGIVYVNNVPIQASEGEIVVISSNMLHAMPSKLPNCTYHCIIINKVFIDNILGDKDIFFKEHITDIRVINLYEAIIKEMAERGELFQSQAAAYCSLLLGELARNFAYSERNTVSMTKSPKQKLVKKAMAFIMRNYKGSLSIEAIAEYIGCSKYYLCHIFKEVTGQTMIDYINILRCSQVKRFILDENYSITEAAYSSGFNNLSYFTKIYKKYMGILPSQEKENMMIGSTR; this is translated from the coding sequence ATGAGTTACTACGAAAAGGTGTTTTCTGCAAGCTCTAAATTGCCAATCACATATCATAAAGATACAAACACCATAAATAGGTATGTGGGTTTTCATTTGCATTGGCATGAACATATAGAAATACTGTATTTTTCAAAGGGGACTGGAATTGTTTACGTTAACAATGTTCCCATTCAAGCGAGCGAAGGTGAGATCGTTGTAATCAGTTCTAATATGCTTCATGCGATGCCAAGTAAACTGCCGAATTGTACTTACCACTGTATTATTATCAATAAAGTTTTTATAGATAATATATTGGGTGATAAAGACATTTTTTTCAAAGAACATATTACTGATATACGAGTGATTAACCTTTATGAAGCAATTATTAAAGAAATGGCGGAAAGAGGGGAGCTGTTCCAATCTCAAGCAGCTGCTTATTGCAGTCTTTTGTTAGGTGAACTTGCAAGAAATTTTGCTTATTCTGAGCGCAATACCGTTTCCATGACAAAATCGCCTAAACAAAAGCTCGTTAAAAAGGCAATGGCATTTATCATGAGAAACTATAAGGGTAGCTTGTCTATTGAAGCAATTGCAGAATATATAGGGTGCAGCAAGTATTATCTTTGTCATATCTTTAAAGAGGTAACAGGTCAAACGATGATCGATTATATCAATATATTGCGGTGCAGCCAAGTAAAGCGCTTTATTCTAGATGAAAACTACTCTATAACCGAGGCGGCATATTCTTCTGGATTTAATAATCTCTCTTATTTTACTAAGATATACAAAAAATACATGGGAATACTGCCATCGCAAGAAAAAGAAAACATGATGATTGGCAGTACAAGATAG
- a CDS encoding aconitase X, producing the protein MVLTNEQQELLDGKKGETIAKVIKTLVMYGDAFDAEKMVPISSGYGHTVISFGIGVMKPVYELYDRLLSDDAVCKQKISADPRPLDKNVPSSFLQDIVFKLMYSQQERYEEQLRKFGIMNDDAYTCACYLPEVGNIPKRGDVLSWAESSAVVYANSVLGARCNRNSGIIELMGSIAGFVPEFGFLTDGGRKADWIVEIHTSKMPEAQILGSAIGMKVLDKVPYIKGLDKWIGTELNDSTCAYLKDFGAATASNGSVGLYHVENLTPEAIDYGEKLIREGAPVYVIDDAELERVRNNYPCIWSNLEAKPKLCFMGCPHMTLQQLKDWTERVEEGLKATGNSKVQIPTVFTSAPGVIKEFKETEYFRRLESTGIILSYICPLMYMNNPLSKKMPVITSSNKLRTYTSARFYSDDEILKMITKGVK; encoded by the coding sequence ATGGTTCTCACAAATGAACAGCAGGAATTGCTCGACGGTAAAAAAGGCGAAACCATAGCAAAGGTAATAAAGACTTTGGTTATGTATGGCGATGCTTTTGATGCCGAAAAAATGGTTCCAATTTCTAGTGGGTATGGTCATACGGTTATAAGCTTCGGTATTGGCGTTATGAAGCCGGTTTATGAGCTGTATGATAGGCTTCTTTCCGATGATGCAGTATGTAAACAGAAAATCTCTGCGGATCCACGACCTCTTGATAAAAATGTACCATCTTCATTTCTTCAAGACATAGTGTTCAAGTTAATGTATAGTCAACAAGAACGTTATGAGGAACAGCTTCGTAAATTCGGTATCATGAATGATGATGCCTATACATGTGCGTGCTATCTTCCTGAAGTTGGAAATATCCCAAAACGTGGGGATGTTCTATCATGGGCAGAATCTTCTGCAGTTGTTTATGCAAACAGCGTGCTTGGTGCAAGATGTAATCGTAATTCAGGAATCATTGAATTGATGGGTTCTATAGCTGGATTTGTACCGGAGTTCGGGTTTCTTACCGATGGTGGACGCAAAGCAGACTGGATTGTAGAAATACATACAAGCAAGATGCCAGAGGCACAGATTCTCGGTTCAGCAATCGGAATGAAAGTACTTGACAAGGTGCCTTATATTAAAGGGCTGGATAAATGGATTGGTACAGAGCTAAATGATAGTACATGTGCTTATCTTAAGGACTTTGGTGCAGCAACGGCTTCTAATGGCTCTGTTGGACTATATCATGTTGAGAATTTAACGCCAGAAGCGATAGATTACGGCGAAAAGCTAATTCGAGAGGGTGCACCCGTCTATGTAATTGATGATGCTGAACTTGAACGTGTAAGGAACAATTATCCTTGTATTTGGAGCAATCTTGAAGCAAAACCAAAGCTTTGTTTTATGGGATGCCCACATATGACGTTGCAGCAATTGAAGGATTGGACAGAGCGTGTTGAAGAGGGGCTGAAAGCAACAGGGAATTCTAAAGTGCAAATTCCAACAGTTTTTACTTCTGCTCCTGGGGTTATCAAAGAATTTAAGGAAACGGAATATTTTAGAAGATTAGAATCAACAGGTATTATCTTAAGCTACATATGCCCACTTATGTATATGAATAATCCTCTATCAAAGAAAATGCCTGTTATAACCTCATCAAACAAGTTACGTACCTATACCAGTGCAAGATTTTATTCTGACGATGAGATTTTGAAGATGATTACGAAAGGAGTAAAGTAA
- a CDS encoding Type 1 glutamine amidotransferase-like domain-containing protein: MLILTSNGLSTHEMREKLKPIFNGLTKAVIITTASVGYKEKDWHIERLTNELQSFGFSVDYFDFDTQNPELLLDYDVVEINGGNPFYLLMSMKNANCHSIMSELSKSKIIIGVSAGSIVLQKNINLIAQYSPELNENIDLTDFSGLALTNVEIIPHYSRFLSRFEQFEERAKEYEKQNHLEVIRLNDGQGIVIDDSGLKLI; encoded by the coding sequence ATGCTGATATTAACGTCAAATGGGCTATCTACCCATGAAATGAGAGAAAAGTTAAAACCGATTTTTAATGGATTGACCAAAGCAGTTATTATAACTACTGCATCCGTAGGTTATAAAGAAAAGGATTGGCATATCGAAAGATTAACGAATGAGCTACAGTCATTTGGATTCAGCGTTGATTATTTTGATTTCGACACACAAAATCCAGAATTACTTTTAGACTATGATGTTGTTGAAATAAATGGTGGAAATCCATTTTATTTGCTTATGTCAATGAAAAATGCAAATTGTCACAGCATAATGAGTGAATTGTCAAAGTCAAAAATTATTATTGGAGTCAGCGCCGGCTCAATTGTTTTGCAAAAAAATATCAATCTGATTGCTCAATACAGCCCTGAGTTAAACGAAAACATTGACCTAACCGATTTTAGCGGTTTGGCATTAACAAATGTAGAAATAATACCACATTATAGTAGGTTTCTTTCTCGCTTTGAGCAATTTGAAGAACGTGCAAAGGAATATGAAAAACAAAATCATCTTGAAGTGATAAGGCTAAACGATGGACAAGGTATTGTAATTGATGATAGTGGGCTAAAATTGATATAA
- a CDS encoding aconitase X swivel domain-containing protein, giving the protein MGKVFKGRVIAPGTAKAEALVSYGGFNTLASYQMALMFGDKQVKCGDQNNRDLYKKPMIGKALCLPETIGSTTGGMVLYAACALSKQPACMLFSKPIDSLAASGAILAANWTEARMPVIDNLGEEFLEYIKDGMTITVSTDGTVTVE; this is encoded by the coding sequence ATGGGGAAAGTATTTAAAGGACGTGTTATTGCTCCTGGTACGGCAAAGGCGGAAGCTCTCGTTTCATATGGAGGATTCAATACGCTCGCAAGTTACCAAATGGCATTGATGTTTGGGGATAAGCAAGTTAAGTGCGGTGACCAAAATAACAGAGATCTTTATAAAAAACCGATGATAGGAAAAGCACTTTGTCTTCCTGAGACAATTGGCTCAACAACTGGCGGTATGGTTCTTTACGCTGCTTGTGCACTTAGTAAGCAACCTGCATGTATGCTTTTCTCTAAACCAATTGATTCACTCGCAGCGTCTGGAGCAATTCTTGCTGCTAACTGGACAGAAGCAAGAATGCCGGTCATTGATAATCTTGGAGAAGAATTTTTGGAATACATAAAAGATGGTATGACCATTACTGTATCAACGGATGGTACTGTGACAGTTGAATAA